In Zea mays cultivar B73 chromosome 7, Zm-B73-REFERENCE-NAM-5.0, whole genome shotgun sequence, the following proteins share a genomic window:
- the LOC109940841 gene encoding uncharacterized protein, producing MEILARTKVQSEKAALEERVLELQTQIEQRAQPDRASEEPMSHRGSTSFQHKVMRNKFAAEDEEDNEEYCASKDEELDDEDDQIFHQMQGANSPRSTRHFAEASHSKHDDLVGKDVILYAMLRSDLPVAKGTIVCTKPSTTVGGQILGRQYCEVIVTCVIKRDTVLPRPCANVETMADAYMMSVAWPYKKLKLVHKAATPSSGGR from the exons ATGGAGATTCTTGCTCGTACAAAGGTTCAAAGTGAGAAGGCTGCTTTAGAAGAGCGTGTACTTGAGCTACAGACTCAAATTGAGCAAAGGGCTCAACCAGACCGGGCAAGTGAAGAGCCCATGTCACATCGCGGCTCTACTTCATTTCAACATAAG GTGATGAGGAACAAGTTTGCTGCTGAGGATGAGGAAGACAATGAAGAATATTGTGCTTCTAAAGATGAGGAATTAGATGATGAGGATGATCAAATATTTCATCAGATGCAAGGTGCAAACTCACCAAGATCTACAAGGCACTTTGCTGAAGCTTCACACTCTAAACATGATGATCTT GTTGGAAAAGATGTCATATTATATGCTATGTTGAGATCTGATTTGCCTGTGGCTAAAGGGACAATTGTTTGTACTAAACCAAGCACCACAGTTGGAGGCCAGATCCTTGGAAGGCAATATTGTGAAGTTATTGTAACTTGTGTGATAAAACGAGATACAGTTTTGCCTCGCCCTTGTGCAAATGTGGAAACTATGGCTGATGCTTACATGATGTCAGTTGCATGGCCGTACAAGAAA CTGAAGTTGGTGCATAAGGCTGCAACACCATCTAGTGGAGGTAGATAA